GCGAGCCCGTCGACGTCACGCCGGTGTGGATGATGCGGCAGGCGGGACGGTACATGCCCGAGTACCGCGCGCTGCGCGAGAAGCACTCGATGCTCGAGCTGTGCCGCACGCCGGAGCTCGCGCTGCAAGTCACGCTGCAGCCGATGCAGCTCGGCGTCGACGCCGCGATCTTGTTCGCCGACATCCTCCTGCCGCTCGAGCCGATGGGCGCGCCCTTCAGCTTCGAGAAAGGAGAGGGGCCCGTCGTCCACGCGCCGGTGCGCTCGCACGCCGACGTCGAGAAGCTCGTCGTCATCGAGCCGCAGGAAGGCCTCGGCTACATCACGCAGTCGATCACGCTCCTGAAGAAGGAGCTGCCGGTGCCGCTCATCGGCTTCGCCGGCGCGCCCTTCACCCTCGCGAGCTACCTCGTCGAAGGCGGCAAGAGCCGCGACTTCCAGAAGACGAAGAAGCTCATGTACGGCGAGCCCGAGACCTGGAAGCTCCTCATGAGCAAGCTCGCCGAGGTCACGCGCCGCTACCTCCACATGCAGATCGACGCCGGCGCCGACGCGGTGCAGCTCTTCGACTCGTGGGTCGGGCAGCTCGGGCCCGAGGACTACGTCGAGTACGTCCAGCCGCACGTGAAGCACGTCCTCCAAGACGTGATGAAGCGCGGCGTCCCCGTCATCCACTTCGGCGTCGGCACGCAGGCGCTCATCGAGCACATGAAGGACGCGGGCGGCACCGTGATCGGCATCGACTGGCGCACGCCGCTCGCGGAGACGTGGGAGAAGAAGATCGGCCACGACCGCGGGGTCCAGGGGAACCTCGACTCGACGGTCCTCTTCGCGCCGCGGGCGGTCGCGGAGAAACACGCGCAGCGCGTGCTCGATCAGGCCGCGGGGCGCCCCGGTCACGTCTTCAACCTCGGTCACGGCATCTTGCCCGAGACGCCGGTCGACACCGTGAAGGCCGTCGTCGACTACGTCCACACGCACTCGGCGAAGAAGTGACGAAGAGCGCCGTCGTCCTCATCGCGCACGGCACGGTGGAGGCGCTCGACGACCTCCCCGAGCTCCTCCGCAACATCCGCCGCGGTCACGCCGCGCCGCCGGAGCTCCTCGCCGAGGTGCGCCGCCGCTACGAGGCGATCGGCGGCCGCTCGCCGCTCCTCGACGTCACGCGCTCGGTCGCGACCCGGCTCGAGGCGCGGGTCGGGATGCCGGTCCGCGTCGCGATGCGCCTCTTCCATCCGTACCCGAAGGACGT
The Labilithrix sp. genome window above contains:
- the hemE gene encoding uroporphyrinogen decarboxylase — protein: MNDRFLRACRREPVDVTPVWMMRQAGRYMPEYRALREKHSMLELCRTPELALQVTLQPMQLGVDAAILFADILLPLEPMGAPFSFEKGEGPVVHAPVRSHADVEKLVVIEPQEGLGYITQSITLLKKELPVPLIGFAGAPFTLASYLVEGGKSRDFQKTKKLMYGEPETWKLLMSKLAEVTRRYLHMQIDAGADAVQLFDSWVGQLGPEDYVEYVQPHVKHVLQDVMKRGVPVIHFGVGTQALIEHMKDAGGTVIGIDWRTPLAETWEKKIGHDRGVQGNLDSTVLFAPRAVAEKHAQRVLDQAAGRPGHVFNLGHGILPETPVDTVKAVVDYVHTHSAKK